The Sulfurospirillum halorespirans DSM 13726 genome has a window encoding:
- a CDS encoding DUF2126 domain-containing protein encodes MSLKVVLSHKTEYHYDRYVALSPHIIRLRPAPHSRTPIEAYSLKIKPDNHFINWQQDPFGNYLARIVFPEKTKELCIDVEIIADLITINPFDFFVDEYASEFPFFYTKELQKELIPYLEESEDGELLRSFVRSLDCKKRPIIDFLVYLNSAINQHLNYTIRLEPGVQSCEVTLGNKLGSCRDFAWLFVQVLRHLGLAARFVSGYLVQLKADVTSLDGPSGPEADFTDLHAWTEVYIPGAGWVGLDSTSGLFAGEGHIPLACTPSYESAYAIEGLSDQCETEFVYDNTVTRIFESPRVTKPYRDDQWNAIYNLGFAVDKALEEGDVRLSMGGEPTFVSIDDMEGDEWNTTADGEHKRALADTLSRKLLNSFAKGGMLHYAQGKWYPGEPLPRWQTSIIWRKDDKPIWYNPELFADMNETYTYTNEDAKRFLAKLSLTLGISDQNIVEAYEDPLYYIVKESELPIDIDPMKSDLSDSLERRTIAKVLSQGLNKPVGYVLPLNYGEREWMTSTWELRRGYVYLSAGNSPMGLRLPLSSLPEKPIDALALHLEPDLFAPYAELSDYTEAAKKRCAGAGKTSIEATHHREKFVRTALCTEVRDGKLYVFLPPLNHTESFLELIASIEAVAESLHVKVVLEGYEPAHDLRLDRIKVTPDPGVIEVNIQPATSWKMLSDNLLLLYKDARESRLGTEKFMLDGKHTGTGGGNHVTIGALKPEDSPLLRRPDLLRSLITFWQHHPGLSYLFSGAFIGPTSQAPRVDEGRVENLYELEIAFSQIGDDEEVPFWLTDRLFRHMLTDITGNTHRSEFCIDKLYSPDSSSGRLGILELRAFDMPPHAQMALLQMLLVRTLIAVFWKKPYKHKLVRWGTQLHDKFLLEHYVKEDLRDIVEFLQAEGYAFELNWFDPFFEFRFPLYGMTTIANMNLELRAAIEPWNVLGEESSSQGTARYVDSSLERVQVKVQNFTPERYTLTCNAVAIPLAPTGMEGEFVAGVKYKAWEPYSALHPTIGADTPLVFDVVDTWNKRSIGGMTYFVAHPGGRNYDTFPVNSYEAESRRINRFWDFNHTQGEVEYQSSSVVTQHANSAEGSERTVVVHKPKALKQFVFQELPISSEFPHTLDLRRKRNTK; translated from the coding sequence ATGTCACTTAAAGTTGTTCTCTCGCATAAAACAGAATACCACTACGACCGCTACGTAGCGCTCTCACCGCACATCATCCGTTTGCGCCCTGCACCGCATAGTCGCACACCCATCGAGGCGTACTCCCTTAAAATAAAACCTGACAACCATTTTATCAACTGGCAGCAAGACCCGTTTGGCAATTACCTCGCGCGCATCGTGTTTCCTGAAAAAACGAAAGAGTTGTGCATCGATGTCGAGATCATCGCTGATCTCATTACGATCAATCCGTTTGATTTTTTTGTCGATGAGTACGCCAGTGAGTTTCCTTTCTTTTACACCAAAGAGCTTCAAAAAGAGCTGATACCCTACCTCGAAGAGAGCGAAGATGGTGAGCTGTTGCGCTCTTTTGTACGCTCACTCGATTGCAAAAAACGCCCCATCATTGACTTTTTGGTCTATCTCAACTCTGCGATCAATCAACATTTAAACTACACCATAAGGTTAGAGCCGGGTGTGCAAAGCTGCGAAGTGACGCTGGGCAATAAACTGGGCAGTTGTCGCGATTTCGCGTGGTTGTTTGTGCAAGTGCTTCGTCATTTGGGGCTTGCGGCACGCTTTGTCTCTGGCTATTTGGTGCAACTCAAAGCCGATGTCACCTCTCTCGATGGCCCCAGTGGTCCTGAAGCGGACTTTACCGACCTTCACGCGTGGACAGAAGTCTACATTCCCGGAGCTGGCTGGGTTGGACTGGATTCGACCAGTGGACTGTTTGCAGGCGAAGGGCACATACCGCTTGCCTGCACGCCTTCATATGAAAGTGCGTACGCGATAGAGGGGCTGAGCGACCAATGCGAAACTGAATTTGTGTACGACAACACCGTCACACGCATCTTTGAGTCACCGCGCGTCACCAAACCGTACCGTGATGACCAGTGGAATGCTATTTATAACTTGGGCTTTGCAGTGGACAAAGCCTTGGAAGAGGGCGATGTACGGCTTTCCATGGGTGGCGAGCCGACCTTTGTCTCCATCGACGACATGGAAGGCGATGAGTGGAACACCACAGCCGATGGCGAGCACAAACGCGCCCTTGCTGACACCCTTTCACGAAAATTACTGAACTCGTTTGCCAAAGGCGGCATGCTCCATTACGCCCAAGGAAAATGGTACCCCGGAGAGCCGCTTCCAAGATGGCAAACCTCCATCATTTGGCGTAAAGATGACAAACCCATCTGGTACAATCCTGAGCTTTTTGCCGATATGAACGAAACGTATACCTACACCAACGAAGACGCCAAACGCTTTTTAGCCAAGCTTTCACTCACCCTTGGCATCAGCGATCAAAACATCGTCGAAGCTTATGAAGATCCACTCTATTACATCGTCAAAGAGTCTGAACTGCCCATCGACATTGACCCGATGAAGTCTGATCTCTCTGATTCGTTAGAGCGAAGAACCATCGCTAAAGTACTCTCACAAGGGCTCAACAAGCCTGTGGGTTATGTGCTTCCACTCAATTATGGCGAGCGTGAATGGATGACATCAACATGGGAATTGCGTAGAGGTTATGTCTATCTGAGTGCAGGAAATTCACCGATGGGACTGAGACTTCCGCTGAGCTCCTTGCCTGAAAAACCCATAGATGCGTTGGCATTGCACCTTGAGCCAGACCTTTTCGCCCCGTATGCAGAGCTTAGTGACTACACAGAAGCGGCAAAAAAGCGTTGTGCAGGAGCAGGAAAAACGAGCATTGAAGCGACGCATCACCGTGAGAAGTTTGTACGCACCGCCCTTTGTACGGAAGTACGCGATGGAAAGCTTTATGTTTTCCTTCCACCGCTCAATCATACAGAATCTTTTTTAGAGCTGATTGCAAGCATTGAAGCCGTGGCGGAATCTTTACATGTAAAGGTTGTTTTGGAAGGCTATGAACCTGCGCATGACCTCAGACTCGATCGCATCAAAGTCACACCAGACCCGGGCGTCATCGAGGTGAACATCCAACCAGCAACCTCATGGAAAATGCTCAGCGATAATCTTTTACTACTCTACAAAGACGCGCGAGAGTCACGTTTGGGCACCGAAAAATTTATGCTAGATGGCAAGCATACGGGCACAGGTGGGGGTAATCACGTCACCATCGGAGCGCTCAAACCCGAAGACAGTCCACTGCTTCGCCGTCCTGATCTGCTTCGCAGTCTCATCACCTTTTGGCAACATCATCCGGGGCTTTCATACCTTTTTTCAGGTGCGTTTATCGGTCCAACTTCGCAAGCACCACGCGTGGATGAGGGGAGAGTGGAAAATCTTTACGAGCTTGAGATCGCTTTTTCGCAAATTGGTGATGATGAAGAGGTGCCATTTTGGCTGACCGATCGCCTTTTTCGTCATATGCTGACCGACATCACAGGCAACACGCACCGAAGTGAATTTTGCATCGACAAGCTTTACTCCCCTGATTCGTCCAGTGGACGACTAGGTATCTTAGAACTTCGAGCGTTTGATATGCCACCTCATGCCCAAATGGCGCTGTTGCAGATGCTTTTAGTACGAACCTTAATCGCAGTATTTTGGAAAAAACCGTACAAACACAAGCTGGTTCGTTGGGGCACACAGCTTCACGATAAATTTTTGCTAGAGCATTACGTCAAAGAAGATTTGCGTGACATCGTAGAATTCTTACAAGCGGAAGGCTATGCGTTTGAGTTAAACTGGTTTGATCCTTTCTTTGAGTTTCGTTTTCCACTCTACGGCATGACGACGATCGCAAATATGAACTTAGAGCTTCGTGCCGCCATCGAGCCATGGAATGTCTTGGGCGAGGAGAGCAGTTCGCAAGGCACAGCGCGTTATGTGGACTCTTCCTTGGAGCGCGTGCAGGTCAAAGTGCAAAACTTTACACCCGAACGCTACACGCTTACATGTAACGCAGTGGCGATTCCTCTAGCACCTACAGGCATGGAAGGTGAGTTTGTCGCTGGCGTGAAGTACAAAGCGTGGGAGCCATACTCCGCGCTTCATCCAACCATCGGTGCGGACACGCCTTTGGTCTTTGATGTGGTCGATACATGGAATAAACGTTCCATCGGGGGGATGACCTACTTTGTAGCGCATCCAGGTGGGCGCAATTACGACACTTTCCCTGTGAACAGCTACGAAGCAGAATCGCGTCGCATCAACCGTTTTTGGGACTTCAACCACACCCAAGGTGAGGTCGAGTACCAAAGCAGTTCGGTAGTTACGCAACACGCAAATTCAGCAGAAGGCAGTGAGCGCACGGTTGTTGTGCATAAACCCAAAGCGCTTAAACAGTTTGTGTTTCAAGAACTGCCGATCAGCAGTGAATTTCCACATACACTCGATCTTAGACGAAAACGGAATACGAAATAG
- a CDS encoding transglutaminase family protein, with amino-acid sequence MMYEIYHKTAFKYESIVTFSHNIARLKPKDTPFQRVMDFGMEITPMPYEQSEFDDMFGNHTTHLLIREAHESLSVIGKSHVDLNGDAMRLHVNNLRAQSTSYEASLGLLQQFDLNDLVAKPFMFDSALIPKASRGIVEYAKRSFTPQRNLVDAAQEFMNRIFQDFQFVAGFSDVTTPIEEIFEAKKGVCQDFAQFAIAALRSIGLPAKYMSGYIETIPAVGMPKLFGADASHAWFALHIPRLGWLELDPTNNIIPEDQHILLGSGRDYNDVAPLKGVVLSSGQSELSIEVNVQKMF; translated from the coding sequence ATGATGTACGAAATCTACCACAAAACCGCCTTCAAATACGAAAGTATCGTCACGTTTAGCCACAACATCGCACGCCTAAAACCCAAAGACACGCCTTTTCAACGCGTGATGGATTTTGGCATGGAGATCACGCCCATGCCGTATGAACAAAGCGAATTTGATGATATGTTTGGCAACCACACGACGCACCTTTTAATCCGAGAAGCGCATGAGTCACTTTCCGTCATCGGTAAGTCTCATGTTGATCTCAATGGTGACGCAATGCGTTTACATGTAAACAATCTTCGCGCGCAAAGCACCTCGTACGAGGCATCTTTAGGCTTGTTGCAACAGTTTGACCTGAACGATCTGGTTGCGAAGCCATTTATGTTTGACTCAGCACTCATTCCCAAAGCGTCTCGTGGCATTGTCGAGTATGCAAAGCGTTCATTCACACCACAACGTAACCTTGTGGACGCCGCACAAGAATTCATGAACCGCATTTTTCAAGACTTCCAATTTGTCGCAGGTTTTAGCGATGTGACCACGCCGATTGAAGAGATTTTCGAGGCGAAAAAGGGTGTCTGTCAAGACTTCGCACAGTTCGCCATCGCTGCCCTTCGCTCCATCGGTCTACCTGCAAAATACATGAGCGGCTACATCGAAACCATCCCAGCAGTGGGCATGCCCAAACTCTTTGGTGCCGACGCATCCCACGCATGGTTTGCACTCCACATTCCTCGCCTTGGCTGGCTAGAACTCGACCCCACCAACAATATCATCCCTGAAGATCAACACATTTTACTAGGGAGTGGCAGAGACTACAACGACGTCGCACCCCTTAAAGGTGTCGTATTAAGCAGCGGACAGAGTGAACTCTCCATCGAAGTGAACGTGCAAAAGATGTTTTAA
- a CDS encoding type II toxin-antitoxin system RelE/ParE family toxin encodes MIKSFKHKGLQLFFESGSLKGIQADHAKKLKMRLAALDTAMLIEDLKLPGFDLHELEGTKKGIWSIWVNGNWRLTFTFENGDVCILNYED; translated from the coding sequence ATGATAAAGTCATTTAAACATAAAGGTCTTCAACTTTTTTTTGAATCAGGGAGTCTCAAAGGTATTCAGGCTGATCATGCAAAAAAACTGAAAATGAGATTAGCGGCACTTGATACGGCAATGCTTATTGAAGATTTAAAGTTGCCTGGATTTGATTTGCATGAACTTGAGGGCACTAAAAAAGGGATTTGGTCTATTTGGGTCAATGGAAATTGGAGACTCACGTTTACCTTTGAAAATGGCGATGTCTGTATTTTAAATTACGAGGATTAG
- a CDS encoding HigA family addiction module antitoxin, which translates to MTMHNPPHPGQFIKEVYLDDLHISEREVAHKLSVAPSTFHRLIAGKTNVTPEMALRLSITLGRTPESWLVMQDKYSLWILGRSLNLDAVEKLDVPA; encoded by the coding sequence ATGACCATGCACAATCCGCCCCATCCTGGGCAATTTATCAAAGAGGTTTACCTTGATGACCTTCATATCAGTGAGCGAGAAGTAGCGCATAAACTAAGCGTTGCACCTTCTACCTTTCATCGCCTTATTGCAGGCAAAACCAATGTAACGCCTGAAATGGCACTGCGTCTTTCGATAACGTTAGGGCGAACGCCTGAGAGTTGGCTTGTGATGCAGGATAAATACAGTCTATGGATTCTTGGACGCTCGCTTAATCTTGATGCTGTTGAAAAGCTGGATGTACCTGCATAA
- a CDS encoding alpha-E domain-containing protein, whose protein sequence is MILIPPQAAEHLYWMGRYIQRSESMTRLVIALFDKILDEDFDDAKAFYAKLGIELAYDSAQMFLRESVFNLEYASLCNTINAARENAILTRSHLSNRMFSRINALYLAYQEAKEERTVSLYWLESTLKELDAIWGNLELSLVEAKESPLIQLGKVVERMDLNIRLYDSIEAALMDVEKLNSIAEKVRPNHKRVTLSSSNKPKTLQTINSVFEALTTKHES, encoded by the coding sequence ATGATTCTCATACCACCACAAGCGGCAGAACATCTTTACTGGATGGGCAGGTACATTCAACGCTCCGAGAGTATGACACGTCTGGTCATTGCTCTTTTTGACAAAATTTTAGATGAAGATTTTGATGATGCAAAGGCGTTTTACGCCAAACTTGGCATCGAACTTGCGTACGACTCTGCACAAATGTTTTTGAGAGAAAGTGTCTTTAATTTAGAATATGCGAGCTTATGCAACACGATCAACGCAGCGCGTGAAAATGCCATTTTGACACGCTCACACCTTTCAAACCGTATGTTTAGCCGTATCAATGCGCTCTATTTAGCCTACCAAGAAGCTAAAGAGGAACGCACTGTTTCGCTCTATTGGTTAGAGAGTACGCTCAAAGAGCTTGATGCGATTTGGGGCAATTTGGAGCTTTCACTCGTTGAAGCCAAAGAGTCTCCCTTGATTCAATTGGGCAAAGTGGTAGAGCGAATGGATCTTAATATTCGCCTTTATGACAGCATTGAAGCGGCTTTGATGGATGTGGAAAAGCTTAACAGTATTGCTGAAAAAGTTCGCCCAAATCATAAACGTGTTACACTCTCGTCAAGCAATAAACCTAAAACATTACAAACCATAAATTCAGTATTCGAGGCATTGACCACAAAGCATGAAAGTTAA
- a CDS encoding circularly permuted type 2 ATP-grasp protein, which produces MNFLDNYSSASQFDEMLDEQLRVREHWQPLLARLESISAEELANKQAEITWHLEDNGVTYNVYNDPEGNGNRPWSLDPIPFVITKTEWKTIKQGIKQRAKLFNLILKDLYGEQKLLKENIIPAEVIYGHKGFIPAVHSLGLMEDFQLHFYALDMARGPDGKMWVINDRTQAPSGLGYAVENRLTMNIVSKDLYPEHAIKKLLPFIDEFKKLLKKLSKGDITKAALLTPGPLSETYFEHAYLSSFLEINLVEGDDLLSKNGALWLKSLSGLKPINTLLRRLDDRFCDPLELRSDSKLGVAGLVDSLRQGNLAMINPIGSAIVENIGLNPFMERICHYFLNEELLLPQIATWWCGQSHELEYVLEHFDTLIIKKIDRTEAIQTHLVKKLSNEMKQQLKNSILQNPHQYVAQEEISFSTTPFYANGRIEPRNAVVRAYALKKSENYTVMNGGLVRVSASKDALLVSSQKGGTSKDLWILGEDDTVDMSSIFNTLPYVDVSIQTMPTRKAENLFWLGRYLCRTITTIRLIRYVVKKMTNFSRYEGALSQESQLILEKSLTHLTMTYPGFLDEKIAYNQMSEIESLIKDKSKQGGLSFTMEMLFSANVSIKSLLAIEAWKLFDKMQKEWKVFNRKINSPTQTILSELDKFLLYLVAYKELVEESMYKEQGLILYDIGYKLESALLTISKARSMLCVKHEKSASYDILEGMLNSCESFNAYRTQYKSSLQLDNVLEFLILSPQFPKSIAYLTNELLEDLKALPKSKKYLSSYEEPAFQAFSSLKLTNVASLMQIEEGGTVYQKLDEFLAKLTAHFSLCSMELSKTYFSHYDE; this is translated from the coding sequence ATGAATTTTTTAGATAATTACAGTTCGGCTTCCCAGTTTGATGAGATGCTCGATGAGCAGTTGAGGGTTAGGGAACATTGGCAACCGCTTCTTGCACGCCTTGAATCGATCAGCGCTGAAGAACTTGCCAATAAACAAGCCGAAATCACGTGGCATTTAGAAGACAACGGTGTGACGTACAACGTTTACAACGACCCAGAGGGTAATGGTAACCGTCCTTGGAGTTTAGACCCGATTCCGTTTGTCATCACCAAAACGGAATGGAAAACGATCAAACAAGGGATTAAACAGCGCGCTAAACTGTTCAATCTGATCTTAAAAGACCTCTACGGCGAGCAGAAACTCTTAAAAGAGAACATCATCCCTGCCGAGGTGATTTACGGGCATAAAGGGTTTATTCCTGCTGTTCACTCGTTGGGCTTGATGGAGGATTTTCAGCTCCACTTTTACGCGCTTGACATGGCAAGGGGTCCTGATGGAAAAATGTGGGTCATCAATGATCGCACTCAAGCGCCCTCTGGTCTTGGCTACGCCGTTGAAAATCGCTTGACGATGAACATCGTCTCCAAAGATCTCTATCCCGAACACGCAATCAAAAAATTGCTTCCGTTCATCGATGAGTTTAAAAAATTGTTGAAAAAACTCTCCAAAGGCGACATCACCAAAGCAGCACTGCTAACTCCCGGACCTTTGAGCGAGACCTACTTTGAACATGCCTATTTGAGCTCGTTTTTGGAGATCAACTTGGTCGAAGGCGATGATTTGCTCTCCAAAAATGGTGCGTTATGGCTGAAAAGTTTGAGTGGGCTGAAGCCTATTAACACTCTTTTAAGACGTTTGGATGACCGATTTTGTGACCCACTTGAACTTCGCAGTGACTCAAAACTGGGCGTTGCAGGCTTGGTCGATAGCTTAAGGCAAGGCAATCTTGCGATGATCAATCCCATCGGCAGTGCCATTGTTGAAAACATCGGGCTGAACCCTTTTATGGAGCGCATCTGTCACTATTTTTTAAACGAAGAGCTTTTGCTGCCACAGATCGCGACATGGTGGTGTGGACAGAGCCATGAACTGGAGTATGTGTTGGAGCATTTTGACACGCTCATCATCAAAAAGATTGACCGCACGGAAGCGATTCAGACGCATTTGGTGAAAAAACTCTCCAATGAGATGAAGCAGCAACTTAAAAATAGTATCCTGCAAAACCCTCACCAGTACGTCGCGCAAGAGGAGATCAGCTTTTCAACGACTCCTTTTTACGCCAACGGAAGAATCGAGCCTCGCAACGCCGTTGTGCGTGCGTATGCCTTGAAAAAAAGTGAGAATTACACGGTGATGAACGGAGGACTGGTTCGCGTTTCTGCCTCCAAAGATGCACTCTTGGTCTCCTCACAAAAGGGTGGAACGAGTAAAGATTTGTGGATTTTGGGTGAAGATGACACGGTCGATATGAGCTCTATTTTTAACACATTGCCGTATGTGGATGTCTCGATTCAGACGATGCCCACGCGCAAAGCGGAAAACCTTTTTTGGTTGGGACGCTACCTTTGCCGTACCATCACAACCATTCGCCTTATTCGTTATGTGGTGAAAAAAATGACCAATTTTAGCCGTTATGAAGGGGCTTTGTCGCAGGAATCGCAACTGATTTTAGAAAAATCCTTGACCCATTTAACGATGACGTATCCGGGCTTTTTAGATGAAAAAATTGCGTACAATCAAATGAGTGAAATCGAGTCGCTCATCAAAGACAAGAGCAAACAAGGCGGACTCTCCTTTACGATGGAGATGCTTTTTAGCGCGAATGTCTCGATCAAAAGTCTGCTTGCGATCGAGGCATGGAAACTCTTTGATAAGATGCAAAAGGAGTGGAAAGTGTTTAATCGTAAAATCAACTCTCCGACACAAACGATTTTAAGCGAGCTCGATAAATTTTTGCTCTACCTCGTTGCGTACAAAGAGTTGGTTGAAGAGAGCATGTACAAAGAGCAGGGGTTGATTTTGTATGACATCGGCTACAAGCTGGAATCGGCTCTTTTGACGATTTCCAAAGCGCGCTCGATGCTTTGTGTCAAACATGAAAAGTCCGCAAGCTACGACATTTTAGAAGGCATGCTCAATTCGTGTGAGAGTTTTAATGCGTATAGGACGCAGTATAAAAGCTCACTCCAACTGGACAATGTTTTGGAGTTTTTGATTTTAAGCCCGCAATTTCCAAAGTCGATTGCGTACCTGACGAACGAGCTTTTGGAAGATCTCAAAGCGCTTCCTAAAAGCAAAAAGTATCTCAGTAGCTACGAAGAACCAGCGTTTCAAGCGTTTTCATCGCTTAAACTGACCAATGTTGCAAGCCTAATGCAGATAGAAGAGGGTGGAACGGTGTATCAAAAACTCGATGAATTTTTAGCAAAACTGACGGCGCATTTTTCGCTCTGTTCGATGGAGCTTTCCAAAACCTATTTTTCACACTACGATGAGTAA
- a CDS encoding M14 family metallopeptidase, with the protein MIEEVFNVNLPVNETLTLRRNRFSPEDIATSTKRISIVTGIHGDEIEGQYVCYLLAKWLNANQHCIKGIVDIYPSMNPMGIDSITRGFPFYDVDLNRNFPGNTADFLPSQVANAIVDTVRGSDFAIDIHASNIFLRELPQVRISRSTADELIPLAEKLDIEFIWVHDAVTVLESTFAHAMNSLGTKTLVVEMGVGMRITKEYGQSLTKGILNLLAHVGIIERAVLPTTKTTVSNLHSEVFFVNASKSGIFIPILEHNVTVLKGEKLGEIIDPLSGRIQETLISPCNGLLFTIREYPVVYEGSLLARILEDPKEDTAL; encoded by the coding sequence ATGATTGAAGAGGTCTTTAACGTCAACTTACCTGTCAATGAAACCTTAACGCTCAGACGCAACCGCTTTTCGCCTGAGGACATTGCCACCTCAACCAAACGCATCTCGATCGTCACGGGCATTCACGGCGATGAGATCGAAGGACAATACGTCTGTTATCTGCTTGCAAAATGGCTGAACGCTAACCAACACTGCATCAAAGGCATTGTGGACATTTACCCCTCTATGAATCCGATGGGCATCGACAGCATCACAAGGGGCTTTCCTTTTTACGATGTCGATCTCAACCGCAATTTCCCTGGCAATACCGCTGATTTTTTGCCTTCACAAGTGGCAAATGCTATCGTCGATACCGTCAGAGGCAGTGACTTTGCCATCGATATTCATGCAAGCAACATTTTTTTACGTGAACTTCCCCAAGTGCGCATCAGTCGTTCAACCGCTGATGAACTCATCCCCTTAGCGGAAAAACTCGACATTGAGTTTATTTGGGTGCACGACGCAGTGACTGTTTTGGAGTCTACCTTTGCGCATGCGATGAACTCCCTTGGCACCAAAACGCTGGTCGTGGAGATGGGTGTTGGAATGCGTATTACTAAAGAGTATGGGCAAAGCCTCACCAAAGGTATTTTAAACCTGCTCGCACACGTGGGCATCATCGAAAGAGCCGTACTGCCGACAACCAAAACGACCGTTTCAAACCTGCATTCGGAAGTCTTTTTTGTTAACGCTTCCAAATCAGGGATTTTCATTCCTATTTTAGAGCACAATGTCACTGTTTTAAAAGGTGAAAAACTCGGGGAAATCATCGATCCGCTTTCAGGGCGCATTCAAGAAACACTCATTAGCCCCTGCAATGGCTTGTTATTTACCATTCGCGAATACCCCGTCGTGTACGAAGGCTCCCTTCTTGCGCGCATACTTGAAGACCCCAAAGAGGACACCGCCCTATGA
- a CDS encoding M14 family metallopeptidase, whose protein sequence is MKEEVLFEISSLSRNPLKVKGFRFGREGTTPSCVIVGPMMGTAIDQLWIASQLVRFLRQHELANAAFVKGEILVIPTVNPYSFNMGKNFWPLDNTDIDVMFPGYDKGETTQRIASRLFEKTNNYDYAILLEARKDHVECIPYVEVLESGMSYIEDARAFGLDFIHVKEETPNDTVSLTYNWNVWNAKAFSLISGKKGVLRKHEANKVFDAIVRFLVKKELIDFSTFEGSHGNLVMPNDIEAIKSSAAGLFDTLANIGDSVVHGQPLARIFNSLDGTLIQTIISPCDGIISCKYDYSLIFQNAIAYRIVKVESAQNTL, encoded by the coding sequence ATGAAAGAAGAAGTTTTATTTGAGATCAGCTCGCTCAGTCGCAATCCTCTCAAAGTCAAAGGGTTTCGTTTTGGAAGAGAGGGCACGACGCCTAGTTGCGTCATCGTAGGACCTATGATGGGCACGGCTATCGATCAGCTTTGGATAGCATCGCAATTGGTGCGCTTTTTACGTCAACACGAACTTGCCAATGCCGCCTTTGTCAAAGGTGAAATTCTCGTCATCCCCACCGTCAATCCCTACTCCTTTAACATGGGGAAAAACTTCTGGCCGCTCGATAACACCGACATCGATGTGATGTTCCCAGGCTATGACAAAGGTGAAACAACTCAACGCATCGCTTCACGCTTGTTTGAAAAAACCAATAACTACGACTACGCGATTTTACTCGAAGCGAGAAAAGATCACGTCGAGTGCATTCCTTATGTCGAGGTGCTCGAATCGGGTATGAGCTACATCGAGGATGCAAGAGCTTTTGGGCTTGATTTTATTCACGTCAAAGAAGAGACGCCCAATGACACGGTCTCTTTAACGTATAACTGGAATGTTTGGAATGCCAAAGCATTTTCTCTTATATCAGGCAAAAAAGGTGTCTTGCGCAAGCATGAAGCGAACAAAGTGTTTGACGCAATCGTGCGCTTTTTAGTCAAAAAAGAGCTCATCGACTTCTCAACCTTTGAAGGCTCACATGGCAATCTTGTCATGCCAAACGACATCGAAGCGATCAAAAGTAGTGCTGCAGGACTCTTTGACACCCTCGCCAACATCGGTGACTCTGTCGTGCATGGTCAACCCTTAGCGCGCATTTTTAACTCACTCGATGGCACACTCATCCAGACGATCATCTCACCGTGCGATGGCATCATCTCCTGTAAATACGACTATTCGCTCATCTTCCAAAACGCCATCGCCTACCGCATCGTCAAAGTCGAATCCGCACAGAACACTCTTTAA
- a CDS encoding transglutaminase family protein, whose translation MKVNFSYDFTLTFDEPVRNHHFCLRMVPYTNAIQTLLEWKLSLNDGIPYYQTRDGFENHLVYGYFGKPHRALKANIEGEIELSPYVYHDKEPVELYLPHSTLAPLCEDVRDFSRSLKLPITDFRKAHFLTQLLYEQFKPIEEPKAKGLETFLLYKEGISQDFSHLLIALLRSNGIPARFVNGFIDGVNKTHTWVEAFMDGDWRGLDPQSGIFIHDEPYIKIAHGRDFSECQIHRGSYIGKRQHILEIMGRIERNEQ comes from the coding sequence ATGAAAGTTAATTTTTCTTACGATTTTACGCTCACGTTTGATGAGCCCGTACGCAACCATCACTTTTGTCTGCGCATGGTACCGTACACCAATGCCATACAAACGCTTCTTGAGTGGAAACTCAGTCTTAACGATGGCATACCCTATTACCAAACACGTGATGGATTTGAAAACCATTTGGTGTATGGCTATTTTGGGAAACCGCACCGTGCGCTTAAAGCCAACATCGAAGGTGAGATAGAACTCTCTCCTTATGTGTATCACGACAAAGAGCCCGTGGAGCTTTATCTGCCACACTCTACATTGGCACCTTTGTGCGAAGATGTGCGCGACTTTTCCCGTTCACTCAAGCTTCCTATAACGGACTTTCGCAAAGCACATTTTTTAACCCAACTGCTCTATGAGCAATTTAAACCCATAGAAGAGCCTAAAGCCAAAGGCCTTGAGACGTTTTTGCTCTACAAAGAGGGCATCAGTCAAGATTTTAGCCATTTGCTGATTGCACTCCTGCGCAGCAACGGCATTCCTGCACGTTTTGTCAATGGCTTTATTGATGGTGTCAATAAAACACATACTTGGGTGGAAGCGTTTATGGATGGAGATTGGAGAGGACTTGATCCGCAAAGCGGCATCTTCATCCATGATGAGCCTTACATCAAGATCGCTCATGGGCGTGATTTTTCAGAGTGTCAGATTCACAGAGGCAGTTACATCGGTAAGCGTCAGCATATTTTAGAAATCATGGGTAGAATTGAGAGGAATGAACAATGA